The Haliotis asinina isolate JCU_RB_2024 chromosome 2, JCU_Hal_asi_v2, whole genome shotgun sequence genomic interval TTCACCATCAAAATTTGCAAAATCCCATTGTGATCCTACTCCGACCATTGGAGGAACTAAATGCCAAAGTGATTCTATGCAATAGAGAAAATGTATTAAAAGGTCATAACAATTTGGCCTTGGGTGATTCTTTCGATATTGATATTGGATTTCTTGATATGCACAAAGGACGTGCAAGACATAACATATCCAATGTTGAAGAAAgcgtgaaactgaaacatgctATAGTAGAAATAAAAAATAACGACAACATGTGTATGGCAAGAGCTTTGGCTGTATGTTTCGCAAAAGTTCATCAAGTGTCTAAGATTGAATGGGAGGATCTCCTCCAAGCTGATCCTTTAGACCAATGCGAGTGTAGGTCTCTTGTCATGTCTACcaatgacaaaaaaaaatacTCATATGGCTCATATGGCACTGGAGCACGAGCAATGCCCGCCCACCTTGTACACCAACTTGAAAGATTCCACAAGTACACGACAAACCCTTTTAGCCCAAACCATGTGTGGCAAAGCAGGTGTGTCCAAACAAAGAATGGCAAGTTTGACAGATATTCCCAAATTTGAAACTGTCTTAGGGTGTCAAATTTTGGTGGTCAGTGCATCACTGGGAAAAACATTCATCACCAAAGGAATCAAAGATGACAGAAAACAACTGTTTCTCTATTTAGTGGACAGCCATTTTCATGCCATCACGAACATTTCTGGCTTTTTCAGACAGAAAGTTATTTTTGTGACCACTGTCTCACTCCTTTTAGCCAAAAACACCAACATGAATGTGCTGTAAGGCCAATGATACTGCAAAAACCTGTCTTGActgcaacatgcagtgtcgctCAGAAGAGTGTTTTGTGGCTCACAGACAACCCAAAAAGTCTTAAGAGGGTGACCTCCCATCAGAATGTGAGACCTCAATGTTTCAAAGTTCTGAACATATGGCAAAACAAAGATGGTCAGCACGATTGTGAcacttacatgtgtcaaccctgTGGTAAGAGGGTGCCCATGGATCATAATTGCTATAATACACCCATACATGTGAATGACAAACAGAAAGTCAAAAAGTTCATCATGTTTGATTTCGAGTGCTCACAAGATGAGGTGTCTACCTGTGCAGGAGGTTATCTACCTTCCCCTTGTTCACAGTGTGGACCTGATGATGATTACTCTCACCATACCCCATGTGACAATTGTCATCAGTCGTGGTGTGGGCGTCAGGAACACAACCTCTGTCATAGCCCAGTCTGTCTGAGATGTGTGCAAGGATGAACCCTTCACACCTGACGCGAAGTGTATGAGTTGTGGATTGTGCTGTGATCATTGTTCTAAATGGCACAAGCAATTCAAATGCTTCAAGATAATCCCATGTCCAGACACTTGTGGTCATTGAGAAGTCAAGGTCAAAGGCCCATACACAGCTGCACTATTCTGTCAATGGCTTTTCACAAAAAGTCACGAAAACTTTTCGGTCTTTGCCCACAATTTCAAGGGTTACgacagatattttattttggacTATCTGATCCAAAATAATATCCAACCTGACAACATTGTTTACAGTGGGTCCAAACTCATGTTCATGAATGTCCCCCGGGGCTTGAACATTCGACTGTTGGACAGTATGTCCTATTTCAATGCCAAATTGGCCAGCCTTCCCAAGATGTTTCATTTGGAAGAGTTGAAGAAAGGCTATTTCCCACATTATTTTAATACCCACGCCAATCAACAGTATGTTGGACCTTATCCTGATGCTTCTTACTGTGGAGTGAATAGTATGTCCACCAAGGGTAGGAGTGACTTCCTGCAATGGCATGCCGAACAAAAGGACAAAATCTTTGACTTTGCTCAAGAAATGGATGACTATTGTCGGTCAGACGTCCAGATCTTGAGGGAAGCTCTCATGACTTTCCAACAGTTATTATTGTCTGTCACTACAAAGACATATCTTGTCAAAGACCCTAAAACTCAGCAAATCACTGAGAAGAAAGAACCAGGTATTGACCCTACAGATTACATCACCATTGCCTCCAAACTGTTTTTACGAGGTCAAGGAGAAGGAAAACATTTTGTATATGGATTTCACATCCTTGTATCCTTGGGTAAACAAGTATGGTCAGTATCGAGTCGGGCATCCTCAAATTATTACCAGAAATTTCAAATCCTTGGACCTGTATTTTGGGCTTGCCAAAGTCAAGATCCTACCCCCTCGTGGACttatcatcctgtttcaccCTTGAGGTCTCAAGGCAAACTCAAATTTGCTTTGTGTCACACTTGTGCTGAAACGGAACAAAAACCATGCCAGCATACTGATGAGGAACGTTGCTTCATTGGGACATTGTGCAAATCTGCCAAAGAAACATGTAAAGTTAGAGGATTAACTTTGAATTATACCAATTTACAAATCATCAACTTTGAGCCTGTCAAAGACATGGTGCTTGTTCACAAGAAAGACATGTGAGGTTTGGAagaaaaagaagcaaaaaaggAGAAAGTCATAAAAGTGACCAACTCCTCCAAAATTACTATTCAACGAAAATATTCAATAGGAAAGAAACCAAAACGTATAGAATGGTCTACACTGAACAAGTCATTAAAAAGACTTAGATACTGTGCCCTATGGGTTTTGAGGTTAGTAATTGGCAGGGACATTTCTATTGAGCTAGGGCCAAATGACCTTTTGGGGAGCCATAGGGAGCCACATGGAGCCACTTAGGTGCCATTTGGGGGCCACAGGGAGTTACTTGGGAGCTATTTGGGAGCCATTTGGGAGCCATTTGGGAGCCATAGGGAGTTACAGTATATATAGGATTAGtttcataaatgaaataaattaaaacgaGATGGATAGGTTAAGAAAAGACTGCCCTGTACTGTACCTGGTTGTTCTCATTTATTGAGACTTCCTTACATCTATCCAAAGTTCACAAATTAGATTCTGATGGAAAGAGGCACTGGTTAAAGAAAAGGGAGGACATGACTGAAGTTCATCCTACTACACCCAGGTCAGCCATTACTTGGAGTCCTAAAGCTGTGGTCGATCTGACTAAACCTTGGTGGGAAACTCAAAGTTTAACACCTTTTGAACCTTGCTCCAGCATTTGTGTGTCTGGACCCACAGGGGCAGGAAAGACACATTGGGTGTATAGACTGTTGCAACATGTGAATGGCATGTATGTGAAGACCCCACCCCAGAAGATCTTGTACTGTTTTGGTGTCTACCAATCCCTGTTTGACGATATGGAAAGGACTGTGCCAAACATTGTTTTCCAAAAGGGATTACCTGCGGAAGCAGACATTGAACAGTTTTCCTCTGATGGACAACATGGactcataagaatgaagattttatggatatcaacttctttatgagagaacacaacgtttcggagttaatgcttactccttcatcaggtgattgagaaagggatacagaggtgtatttatatgtacaggtaaaacaataacaaagtaacaagtggaatgagttaacgaaagctagtataaacaagcactgataggaagccgatagttaagataacaatgatggaagccaacggtaatgcattacagttgattggatatgtttacataacatgattggggataaggatggaagccaatggtgatacattacgcatgataggatgatgtacataacacacgatagggggtgagcatgtatacatgagggttggtgatgtacaaacacaagtatgtactgggtagataggctatacatgaattacatagatagaatgtacacaggtagatgagattaatttatcaataagtcccaggcacttggtaggtacactccttggtcgcggttgatggctggtttctgtctccggatctcgatggcctcttgcagtttcctttggcgccagttgttgttgttggtagatagtatcctagtgtcctcccatcgaattgagttttcagggttcttgagaatatgttcagagatggccgatttctggtcgagtttcctgactgaggtctgatgttccttcattctggtgttgattggtctcagcgtttctccaatgtataggtcgccacagttgcaagggatctggtagatgcatcctctcgggttagggtgttcacagctgggtcctttaccgttgccttttaggtaggtcttgatggtcttgccactggagaaggtgacatcgatgctggctttggtcttgatgaggcgtgatatttgatgactgatggggccaaagtagggtatggttactctgatgggtgatggagcaggtttggggcggggttctcggtccttaagggtcttgttgatggtggctgtgacgagctggggagggtacccgttgagtgtggtgaatgtctttctgaggtggtccagttcattgtttagggcatcggggtggcagagggctttggcacgtctggtaagggtggcgatgatagcttgcttgatctgagggtggtggcaggagttgtagtggatgtactggtcggtgtgcgtcggcttgcggtatactgaggttctaagtccatcgtctgtggtgtggagggatacatcaaggaagggcaggtgttggttggtctcagtctccatggtgaacttgattcttggatgttggtcgttgaggtggttgaggagctcattggggtcgttgtcataggcgatggtggtgaaggtgtcgtcgactttgcggtaccaacagaggggctggaacggagctgtggagagggctgcttcctcgaaggaggtcatgaagatttctgtaatgagaggagaaagaggtgagcccatggggagaccgtggatctgcttgtatatcttaccattgaatgtgaagtaggaggtgtcaaagcagctgcgggcgaggttgatgatgctgtctatggtgagctgggtgtccaagtcatctatccggttggctaacttgctgcgaaggatgtccagggcttcttctagtgggatgttggtgaagaggtccacgacgtcgtagctgaccatggtgcctgtggggttggattctttcagctggttgacaaaggatgaagagtcgctgatgtaggacttgccatctttgccaagtggagcgaggagacgtgtgaggaactgggcggtgttgtagaaaactgaacctcttgagcagactaggatccgggctttgggcgggttcttgtggatcttgatggtggctcttccgtatggggcttgggagttgatagggttcagctggttgaagatgatgtcgttgatttctctcttctcatggaggtccttcagggttttcttgtgttgtctttccagTCTGGCCGTCGGATCTTTCTTGATACTGAGGTAGGTGGTGGTGTCTGAGAGGCTGTTGTTGACGAGCTGGAGGAATTCCGGGGTGTCCATGATGACTGCTGCTTTGCCCTTGTCAGcttcggtgatggtgatgctgtcatCCTTCTTGAGTTCGGTGATGGCCTGTCTCTCTTGGTGCGTGAGGTTGGGGCGGGGCTTGGGAGCTTGCTTGATGGTGTCTATAATCTGGTGTCGGAGGTAGTCTACGTTGCCATTGGGAGCCAGTTGTTGAAGTCCACTTTCAATGCTGGTGATGAAGGCATCTGTGTTGATCTTGGCGGCGACTGGGACATACTTCAGGCCTTTAGCAAGGAGGGATGTCTGAGATGGTGTGAGAGGCTTGCTGCTGAGGTTGATGACTGTCTTgaggttggtgttgttgttgtcagctTCGGGAATGTTGGAGGTGGAAGGACGTTGTAACTGGGTGAACTTGGTGATGTGGGTAGTTTTCACTTTCTCATGGAGGTGCTGCTTGGTCTTCTCTGCTAAGGACTGGGTCTTGTGGTAGAGGTCAGACTCGAGGGTGTCTTGTAGGTGGCTTCTGCTGGTTTCAATGTCTTTATGGAGATGGGACTTGTGGCGGCGTAGGTGCTGTATCTGGTGCTTGACTATTCTGGTGCTGGCATTGTGGAGTATCTTGTTGATGGCAGGTGAGCGAGGGACAGGAGATGACAGTTGAAATCCTCTGGGAACGAGGTTGTTGTCTCGGCATCGTAACAGGAAAGTCAGATGATTACTGGTTTTCACAATTTTGCTAATAGAGCGGTTGTACCTGTTGATGGATGTGACTGCATCATCTCCATGTTGATGTcctatcaagtctttgaatgtcatttagaagtgtaaatacataagaatgaagattttatggatatcaacttctttatgagagaacacaacgtttcggagttaatgcttactccttcatcaggtgattgagaaagggatacagaggtgtatttatatgtacaggtaaaacaataacaaagtaacaagtggaatgagttaacgaaagctagtataaacaagcactgataggaagccgatagttaagataacaatgatggaagccaacggtaatgcattacagttgattggatatgtttacataacatgattggggataaggatggaagccaatggtgatacattacgcatgataggatgatgtacataacacacgatagggggtgagcatgtatacatgagggttggtgatgtacatacttgtgtttgtacatcaccaaccctcatgtatacatgctcaccccctatcgtgtgttatgtacatcatcctatcatgcgtaatgtatcaccattggcttccatccttatccccaatcatgttatgtaaacatatccaatcaactgtaatgcattaccgttggcttccatcattgttatcttaactatcggcttcctatcagtgcttgtttatactagctttcgttaactcattccacttgttactttgttattgttctACCTGTACATAttaatacacctctgtatccctttctcaatcacctgatgaaggagtaagcattaactccgaaacgttgtgttctctcataaagaagttgatatccataaaatcttcattcttatgtatttacacttctaaatgacattcaaagacatgGACTCATTATCCTGAATGATCTTTTACATCAAGTGTTAAGTTCTAAAGACATGGAACTGTTATTTACACAAGGCTGTCATCATCAACGTCTGAGTGTTATATTTATAACTCAGAACTTGTACTAGC includes:
- the LOC137271798 gene encoding uncharacterized protein — translated: MTFKDLIGHQHGDDAVTSINRYNRSISKIVKTSNHLTFLLRCRDNNLVPRGFQLSSPVPRSPAINKILHNASTRIVKHQIQHLRRHKSHLHKDIETSRSHLQDTLESDLYHKTQSLAEKTKQHLHEKVKTTHITKFTQLQRPSTSNIPEADNNNTNLKTVINLSSKPLTPSQTSLLAKGLKYVPVAAKINTDAFITSIESGLQQLAPNGNVDYLRHQIIDTIKQAPKPRPNLTHQERQAITELKKDDSITITEADKGKAAVIMDTPEFLQLVNNSLSDTTTYLSIKKDPTARLERQHKKTLKDLHEKREINDIIFNQGKLFNVCFRRFAQCPNEATFLISMLAWFLFRFSTSVTQSKFEFALRPQG